Proteins encoded by one window of Bacteroides intestinalis DSM 17393:
- a CDS encoding toprim domain-containing protein: MLTFDDYKAKISIIQILEDLGYKQDISKGKVSPVFKLTDGAGNKLDEIIIKNPHSVQEHYYDRNYKGGDLIQFIKNHINDFPQFQHQNTFVRINMILGHYANEPYSPKYEAFKVVKAENKSFDRDRYKEFPTTLADLRFLTNERNINHQVVEKFLPFITRVKDLQGNGNYYNIGFPYINPKDKDNKVTNYELRNYGFKGMAAGGDKSNSLWIADFCPHPQMAKHIYFAESALDAMSFYQLNANKIKLEESVFCSVGGYISVNQIKNTLLRYPQAKVHTCFDNDLNGNLYDIKVSGIISNTEMTIKENKDDVLFKTKGREFTINKNDVSLESFREKSKIIAPMISHKAEKAKDFNEILMKQHEQKKSIKL, encoded by the coding sequence ATGCTAACATTTGACGATTATAAGGCTAAAATATCCATCATTCAAATACTTGAAGATTTAGGATATAAACAAGACATTAGCAAAGGAAAGGTTTCGCCTGTTTTTAAACTGACAGACGGAGCAGGTAACAAGTTGGATGAAATCATCATCAAGAATCCTCATAGTGTACAAGAACACTACTATGATAGGAATTATAAAGGTGGAGATTTAATTCAGTTCATCAAAAATCATATTAACGACTTCCCACAATTCCAACATCAAAATACATTTGTGCGAATCAATATGATTTTAGGACATTACGCAAATGAGCCTTATAGTCCTAAATATGAAGCATTCAAAGTTGTAAAAGCAGAAAACAAATCTTTTGACAGAGATAGATATAAAGAATTTCCTACTACACTCGCTGATTTAAGATTTCTCACAAATGAAAGAAATATAAATCATCAAGTCGTAGAAAAGTTTCTACCATTTATCACAAGGGTTAAAGACTTACAAGGAAACGGCAATTATTATAATATAGGTTTTCCCTATATTAATCCAAAAGATAAAGACAACAAAGTAACAAATTACGAATTAAGAAACTATGGATTCAAAGGAATGGCTGCCGGAGGTGATAAAAGTAACTCGCTTTGGATTGCTGATTTTTGCCCACACCCCCAAATGGCAAAACATATATACTTTGCAGAATCCGCTTTAGATGCTATGAGCTTCTATCAGCTCAATGCTAACAAAATCAAATTAGAAGAAAGTGTTTTTTGTAGTGTAGGAGGGTACATTTCAGTTAATCAAATAAAAAACACTTTATTGCGATACCCACAAGCTAAAGTACATACCTGTTTTGATAATGATTTAAACGGTAATTTGTATGACATTAAAGTGTCTGGAATCATTAGTAATACAGAAATGACAATAAAAGAAAATAAAGATGATGTGCTGTTTAAAACTAAGGGTAGAGAATTCACTATTAACAAAAATGACGTTTCACTAGAAAGTTTTAGGGAAAAAAGCAAAATAATAGCTCCTATGATTTCTCATAAAGCAGAAAAAGCAAAAGATTTCAATGAAATTCTAATGAAACAACATGAACAAAAAAAAAGTATTAAGTTATGA
- a CDS encoding helix-turn-helix domain-containing protein, giving the protein MYNITLPILGTRLKQIREHIGYSQAQLAEQLNCKQNAISNLELGKGGSLKLLFQVLNFYSNYVFIDLIFSEKFYLISNTEEDEAQKANYNSVIIEIIRQSEKNYEDAMSNAKKELEANLQKAINLLQP; this is encoded by the coding sequence ATGTATAACATTACATTACCAATTTTAGGCACAAGGTTAAAGCAAATCCGAGAGCATATAGGATATTCCCAAGCTCAATTAGCAGAACAGCTGAACTGTAAACAAAATGCGATTTCAAATCTTGAACTAGGAAAAGGGGGCAGCCTAAAACTTTTATTTCAAGTGCTGAATTTTTATTCTAACTATGTTTTTATAGATTTAATATTTAGTGAAAAGTTTTATCTGATTTCTAATACAGAAGAAGATGAAGCGCAAAAAGCCAATTATAATTCTGTTATAATAGAAATTATAAGACAATCAGAAAAAAACTATGAGGATGCTATGTCAAACGCTAAAAAAGAGCTAGAAGCTAATCTTCAAAAAGCCATCAATTTATTACAGCCCTAA
- a CDS encoding PH domain-containing protein gives MNDGTNIASDDIILKPKFRYWLMKNFLLITLAIFVFIFSKYIREHELLKFISGTILVLLIFIIFYRYISMLLCTKWIITREQIKIYQGVLSKRINYIELYRVYDYEEKQSFIQSLINNTNIYIYSGDKSTPELLMNGLKANSDIIQTIRNRVEEQKKKKGIYEFTNR, from the coding sequence ATGAATGATGGAACAAACATAGCTTCTGATGATATTATATTAAAACCTAAATTCCGATATTGGTTAATGAAGAATTTCCTTTTAATCACATTAGCGATTTTCGTATTCATTTTTAGTAAATATATAAGAGAACATGAATTATTAAAATTTATCAGTGGAACGATATTAGTATTGTTGATATTTATAATTTTCTACAGATATATTTCAATGTTACTTTGTACAAAATGGATTATAACTAGAGAGCAAATAAAAATATATCAAGGAGTGCTTTCAAAAAGGATTAACTACATAGAATTATATCGTGTATATGATTATGAAGAAAAGCAAAGTTTTATCCAGTCTTTAATAAACAACACCAATATCTACATTTATTCTGGCGATAAATCAACACCAGAACTACTGATGAATGGTCTTAAAGCTAATAGTGATATAATTCAAACCATCAGAAATAGAGTAGAAGAACAAAAAAAGAAAAAAGGAATATATGAATTTACAAACAGATAA
- a CDS encoding HU family DNA-binding protein, with amino-acid sequence MQMNKTDLIKMVAEKANKPTKEVAEIIDSFFKELSQNLREKDVSIKDFGTFKKIIQPARIARNPATGEPVEVPEKEVVKFKPSKNILNMKWL; translated from the coding sequence ATGCAAATGAATAAGACTGATTTAATCAAAATGGTTGCTGAAAAGGCAAATAAACCAACAAAAGAAGTAGCAGAAATAATTGATAGTTTTTTCAAAGAATTATCTCAAAATCTAAGAGAAAAAGATGTTTCTATAAAAGATTTTGGTACTTTCAAAAAGATTATTCAGCCAGCTCGGATAGCTAGAAATCCGGCAACTGGAGAACCTGTAGAAGTTCCAGAAAAGGAAGTTGTTAAATTTAAGCCGTCCAAAAATATACTAAACATGAAATGGCTATGA
- a CDS encoding DUF3945 domain-containing protein, with translation MEEKKKFEALQYSYENAGQFRAIAAILGYSEEYRNGDITFSKGNETYTYPLNTLKLGNLGDNRESLLEQSKERIISFFDKEQASNNFQEYSQYLRENHNVAIIKWDDIKQGTNKNEGYKDGFTVIDLENKIAYKGEDLYRYAYEQNQTLDGKGSYVDIDWNKFNEVGVKPENLSPEDIANIKNGKKTGMLNFSIEDTPGNRTLLDNEKVSYKTENGKLHFEGKATTLKYITAENTPENKSKLKTNEIDFKEEGKRIKIDGINARKLAIAAITVVYPIAGIAILLIPKRQEIKNDLSFTKDEIKALKADNVVVKTNSKGERTLHQRDKDTNEIVSIKAKDIHIPQKLGGIELTPMQQENLKNGKEITIVNEELNKAAKVKLDLNARNGLSIKDANTIEIKATEKKEQTIGKERYISDKERLEFVAQKGAKGIDEIFKDKPTEMAAFLEKHKLSKDYASYKEVEKTYSSSREATKQTVGEQISTQMDKIDSSIKATAKQEASILGYGRTYGKNNDTPTMKL, from the coding sequence CAATATAGTTATGAAAATGCCGGACAATTCCGAGCAATAGCAGCAATTCTTGGATATTCAGAAGAATATCGGAATGGTGATATTACCTTTTCCAAAGGTAATGAAACATATACTTATCCACTGAATACACTTAAACTTGGCAATTTAGGAGATAATAGAGAATCTTTATTAGAGCAATCTAAAGAAAGAATAATCAGTTTCTTTGATAAAGAACAAGCTAGCAATAATTTCCAAGAATATAGCCAATATTTACGAGAAAACCACAATGTTGCAATTATAAAATGGGATGATATAAAACAAGGTACTAACAAGAATGAAGGATATAAAGACGGATTTACAGTCATTGACCTTGAAAATAAAATTGCATATAAAGGAGAAGACCTTTATCGATATGCTTATGAACAAAACCAAACCCTAGATGGTAAAGGTTCATATGTTGATATAGACTGGAACAAGTTTAATGAAGTAGGAGTTAAACCGGAAAATTTAAGCCCCGAAGATATTGCAAACATCAAAAATGGGAAAAAAACAGGTATGCTAAATTTTTCCATTGAAGATACTCCCGGTAATAGAACACTTCTAGACAATGAAAAAGTGTCTTATAAAACAGAAAATGGAAAACTCCATTTTGAGGGGAAAGCAACAACTCTTAAATATATAACAGCCGAGAATACACCTGAAAATAAATCTAAATTAAAAACCAACGAAATTGATTTCAAAGAAGAAGGTAAACGCATCAAAATTGATGGTATCAATGCTAGAAAACTAGCAATCGCAGCTATTACAGTAGTTTACCCAATCGCTGGGATTGCTATCTTGCTCATTCCTAAACGACAAGAAATAAAAAATGATTTATCCTTTACTAAGGATGAAATAAAAGCCCTAAAAGCTGATAATGTCGTAGTAAAGACTAATTCAAAAGGAGAAAGAACATTGCACCAACGTGACAAAGATACTAATGAGATAGTATCAATAAAAGCAAAAGACATTCATATTCCCCAAAAACTTGGAGGAATAGAGCTTACTCCTATGCAGCAAGAAAATCTCAAAAATGGAAAAGAAATTACCATTGTAAACGAGGAACTAAACAAAGCTGCAAAAGTAAAACTAGATTTGAATGCCAGAAATGGATTATCAATCAAAGATGCAAATACTATAGAAATTAAAGCGACTGAAAAGAAAGAACAAACAATAGGGAAAGAAAGATATATATCTGATAAAGAAAGATTAGAGTTTGTAGCCCAAAAAGGAGCTAAAGGGATTGATGAAATTTTTAAAGATAAACCCACCGAAATGGCTGCCTTTTTAGAGAAACATAAACTTTCTAAAGATTATGCTTCTTACAAGGAAGTAGAAAAAACATATTCCAGCTCTAGGGAAGCTACTAAACAAACTGTCGGAGAACAAATATCTACCCAAATGGATAAAATAGATAGTTCTATTAAAGCAACAGCGAAGCAAGAAGCATCTATTCTCGGATATGGTAGAACCTACGGAAAAAATAATGATACTCCAACGATGAAACTATAA
- a CDS encoding type IV secretory system conjugative DNA transfer family protein has product MEESKELQKLYGFMQAFIYITVCIEILLFVHFPFSEQIMPLLSKMAKIPIYSNILYSKLFTFFIIMVTCIGTRSKKDLELDPTKQIIFPLIFGFIMFFGSICFLFFKEKGETSLEWYNIAYIILSIIGATLINSALDNISKRIKSNFMKDRFNIENESFEQSKDKVETEFSVNIPMKFFYNRKWHNGWLNICNCFRGTFVIGTPGSGKSFSVINSFIRQHSAKGFAEVVYDFKFPELAKIAYYNYQKNKQLGKIPSNFKFNVINFSDIEYSRRINPLKREYIEILADATETAEALYESLQKGDKGSGGNSDFFKTSAVNLLAASIYFWSRYENGKYSDLPHVLAFLNQEYDVLFKVLFSEPELKSLVSPFEAAYKSGAVDQLEGQMASLKVQLSRLATKESFWVFSGNDFNLKVSDKKDPSYLIIANNPKTQSMNSALNALIINRLTRLVNTKGNYPTSIIVDECPTLYFYQLATLLSTARSNKVSICLGLQELPQLEEQYGKATAKTITSIIGNTLSGQAKAPETLDWLQKLFGKVKQVKEGVTIRRNETTINMNEQMDFVIPASKISSLQAGTLVGQVALDFGQEDNFPTAMYHCKTNLDLKKIKKEEEAYKELPKVYNFGTADNREKLLQKNFKRIYDEVETVIEQYV; this is encoded by the coding sequence ATGGAAGAAAGCAAAGAATTACAAAAACTATATGGATTCATGCAAGCATTCATTTATATAACTGTTTGCATAGAGATTCTACTATTTGTTCATTTTCCCTTTAGTGAACAAATTATGCCCTTATTATCAAAAATGGCAAAAATTCCTATCTATTCTAATATTCTTTATAGTAAACTATTTACATTCTTTATTATAATGGTTACTTGCATTGGAACACGTTCAAAAAAGGATTTAGAATTAGACCCGACTAAACAAATCATTTTTCCTTTAATCTTTGGATTCATAATGTTCTTTGGAAGTATATGCTTTCTTTTCTTTAAAGAAAAAGGAGAAACTAGTTTAGAATGGTATAATATAGCTTACATTATACTATCAATAATTGGAGCGACATTAATAAATTCAGCTCTAGATAACATTTCCAAACGTATTAAATCAAACTTTATGAAAGATAGATTTAATATAGAGAATGAAAGCTTTGAACAATCTAAAGACAAGGTAGAAACAGAATTCTCTGTCAATATTCCGATGAAGTTTTTCTACAATAGAAAGTGGCATAATGGGTGGCTGAATATATGTAACTGTTTTCGTGGAACTTTCGTAATAGGAACGCCTGGAAGTGGTAAATCTTTTTCTGTTATAAATTCTTTTATAAGACAACATTCAGCTAAAGGATTTGCAGAAGTTGTTTACGACTTCAAATTTCCTGAACTTGCCAAAATTGCATATTATAATTATCAAAAGAACAAGCAATTAGGAAAAATACCAAGTAATTTCAAGTTCAATGTCATTAATTTTTCTGATATTGAATATAGTAGAAGAATAAACCCATTGAAACGAGAATATATAGAAATCCTAGCAGATGCAACAGAAACGGCAGAAGCATTATATGAGAGTTTACAAAAAGGCGACAAAGGAAGTGGAGGTAATAGCGATTTTTTTAAAACATCAGCAGTAAACTTGTTAGCAGCTTCTATTTATTTTTGGTCTAGATACGAGAATGGCAAATATTCAGATTTACCGCATGTACTGGCTTTCCTTAATCAAGAATATGACGTACTTTTTAAAGTCCTCTTTTCCGAACCTGAATTAAAATCACTAGTTTCCCCATTTGAAGCTGCATATAAATCAGGAGCAGTGGACCAATTAGAAGGACAGATGGCAAGTCTAAAAGTACAGTTATCAAGACTGGCTACTAAAGAATCTTTTTGGGTATTTAGTGGCAATGATTTCAATTTAAAAGTATCAGATAAAAAAGACCCTAGTTATCTTATCATTGCAAATAACCCTAAAACACAAAGCATGAATAGTGCTTTAAATGCACTTATCATTAACCGATTAACTAGACTTGTCAATACAAAAGGTAACTACCCTACTTCAATCATAGTAGATGAATGTCCCACATTATATTTTTATCAACTTGCAACACTACTTTCTACTGCACGTAGCAATAAGGTTTCAATTTGTTTGGGATTACAGGAACTACCGCAATTAGAAGAACAATACGGCAAAGCTACCGCAAAAACTATAACTTCTATTATAGGTAACACTTTATCCGGGCAAGCTAAAGCTCCTGAAACTTTAGATTGGCTACAAAAACTATTTGGAAAAGTTAAGCAAGTAAAAGAAGGTGTTACTATCAGAAGAAACGAAACAACAATTAATATGAATGAACAAATGGATTTTGTTATCCCGGCATCCAAAATATCTTCATTACAAGCTGGTACATTAGTAGGGCAAGTTGCATTAGATTTTGGACAAGAAGATAATTTTCCAACAGCGATGTACCATTGCAAAACCAATTTAGATTTAAAAAAAATTAAGAAAGAAGAAGAAGCCTACAAAGAACTGCCAAAAGTATATAACTTTGGGACAGCAGATAATAGAGAGAAATTACTGCAAAAAAACTTTAAGAGAATATACGACGAAGTAGAAACAGTAATAGAACAATATGTATAA
- a CDS encoding MAC/perforin domain-containing protein: MKSILYIIILSVIAPLFIACSEDLNLCAQQNTVVETDYSCDDVILQERNPSLPDVITGQPSFDEELTRSGEMIGGTDKYLGYGYKLLKGNYIPSDFDNFTHSILDIESLKEYDESYIDENYPNWNDQSSFAYYDFNNYTHFSSISKTVKSGFSLNLGFFSIGKKKTTTETFRTFINESKEQAYGEMNILFAHGKFTLLSSNGSNKVFARQFLRRSFINNLYTSPISSIIDSYGDFVVVGYYTGGRAFAQYMGNADSNTNVEQKTKSLEKNINASLVYKGDSLNGSFGFNGKDGTFDSTVYKRQDIFIRVKTLGGIQDETGVVNTTMALKDININLQSWRKSLNDSKNHTVIDLIEEGLYPMSDFVLERNFQRRFDDTSKEILLPVTRLYTPSITIARVLTKTSASGESLYDVAAVLTTRQGDQIVLSKSNATDAELRQNEDDNVFIKKAQIISAEISRYFSSDIQISYNTRKRINPQMRSPLCMVLENFNEKGFCKYYHEATNMEYLYDPTTKLCFSFFADERDESLLEVYGLSSWASNLVEKQISIATLANLYTIIGL, from the coding sequence ATGAAATCAATATTATATATAATAATTTTATCTGTTATAGCTCCATTGTTTATAGCTTGTTCAGAGGATTTGAACTTATGCGCACAGCAAAATACAGTGGTTGAAACTGATTATTCATGTGATGATGTGATTCTTCAAGAACGTAATCCATCTCTTCCAGATGTTATTACAGGACAACCTTCTTTTGATGAAGAGTTGACAAGAAGTGGTGAGATGATTGGGGGAACTGATAAATATCTAGGTTATGGTTATAAATTGCTTAAGGGGAATTATATACCAAGTGATTTTGATAACTTTACGCATTCCATACTTGATATTGAATCTCTAAAAGAATATGATGAATCATATATTGATGAAAATTATCCTAACTGGAACGACCAGTCATCGTTTGCTTATTATGATTTTAATAATTATACGCATTTTTCATCAATAAGTAAAACTGTGAAAAGTGGATTTTCTTTAAATCTAGGATTTTTTTCTATAGGGAAAAAGAAAACGACAACCGAAACATTTAGAACTTTTATTAATGAATCAAAAGAACAAGCTTATGGGGAAATGAATATATTGTTTGCTCATGGCAAATTTACCTTGTTAAGTTCCAATGGTTCTAATAAAGTGTTTGCAAGGCAGTTTTTAAGAAGGTCTTTTATTAATAATTTATATACCTCTCCTATATCATCTATCATTGATTCATATGGAGATTTTGTTGTTGTTGGTTATTATACAGGTGGAAGAGCTTTTGCGCAATATATGGGTAATGCGGATTCAAATACGAATGTTGAACAGAAAACTAAATCCTTAGAGAAAAATATTAATGCTTCACTTGTATATAAAGGTGATTCACTTAATGGGTCGTTCGGATTTAATGGAAAGGATGGTACTTTTGATTCTACAGTTTACAAAAGACAAGATATATTTATACGTGTAAAAACATTGGGTGGTATTCAAGATGAAACAGGTGTAGTGAATACTACAATGGCACTTAAAGACATAAATATAAACTTGCAATCTTGGAGAAAATCATTAAATGATTCAAAAAATCATACAGTGATTGATTTAATAGAAGAAGGATTATATCCAATGTCGGATTTTGTACTGGAAAGAAACTTTCAAAGACGTTTTGATGATACTTCTAAGGAAATTCTTCTTCCTGTTACAAGACTTTATACTCCGTCTATTACGATTGCAAGAGTATTGACAAAGACATCTGCTTCGGGAGAAAGTTTATATGATGTAGCTGCTGTGTTAACAACAAGACAGGGTGACCAAATAGTATTGAGTAAAAGTAATGCTACGGATGCGGAATTAAGGCAAAATGAAGATGATAATGTTTTTATCAAAAAAGCCCAAATTATATCGGCAGAAATATCAAGGTATTTCAGCTCTGATATTCAGATAAGTTATAATACTAGAAAGCGTATTAATCCTCAAATGCGTTCTCCGCTATGTATGGTTTTGGAGAACTTCAATGAAAAAGGTTTCTGTAAGTACTATCATGAGGCAACTAATATGGAATATTTATACGACCCAACTACCAAACTCTGTTTTTCATTTTTTGCAGATGAAAGAGATGAGAGTTTGCTGGAAGTATATGGTCTTAGTTCATGGGCTTCTAATTTAGTAGAAAAACAGATTTCAATAGCAACATTAGCAAATCTATACACAATTATAGGATTGTAA
- a CDS encoding topoisomerase C-terminal repeat-containing protein: MDNDTIKDLGLCPICQKGHIMKGSLGYSCNYFKNMNDKCTFNIYHSYWGKEITEEIARQLITTGKTDIFHDFHNKKGVPFSAYLTIENGIVIPSFVNEVLETPCPVCGREIEILLNGYACKGYSQKDKDNNRVCNLYIPKTIAQREIPLEAAEILARGKKTPFMTGFKSREGNDFSSRLVLTENLDISFDNTLCKCPKCGGNLYINKKAYNCSNYRNEAIKCDFVIWREMSGRSITPEEAIELCEKKETPVLTGFHDKNGQPMERKLVLNDDFKIKLI; encoded by the coding sequence ATGGATAATGATACAATCAAAGATTTAGGCTTATGCCCTATTTGCCAGAAAGGACACATAATGAAAGGCAGTTTAGGATATTCCTGTAATTACTTCAAAAACATGAATGACAAATGTACATTTAATATTTATCATTCATATTGGGGAAAAGAGATTACAGAAGAAATAGCCAGGCAATTAATAACAACAGGGAAAACAGATATATTTCATGACTTCCATAATAAAAAAGGAGTTCCTTTTTCTGCATATCTGACTATCGAAAATGGAATCGTTATTCCTTCTTTCGTAAATGAAGTATTAGAAACTCCGTGTCCTGTGTGTGGTAGAGAAATTGAAATTTTACTAAATGGATATGCTTGTAAAGGGTATTCACAAAAGGACAAGGACAACAACAGAGTTTGTAACCTCTATATACCCAAAACTATTGCACAAAGAGAAATACCATTGGAAGCAGCAGAAATACTTGCCAGAGGAAAAAAAACACCGTTTATGACTGGATTTAAATCAAGAGAAGGAAATGATTTTTCTTCACGGCTGGTTCTAACAGAGAACTTAGATATTTCTTTTGACAATACATTGTGTAAGTGTCCTAAGTGTGGAGGAAACTTATATATAAACAAAAAAGCCTATAATTGTTCCAACTATAGAAATGAAGCCATAAAATGTGATTTTGTCATTTGGCGTGAAATGTCAGGACGTTCTATAACTCCCGAAGAAGCAATAGAACTTTGCGAGAAAAAAGAAACACCTGTGTTAACTGGATTTCATGATAAAAACGGGCAACCGATGGAAAGAAAGCTTGTACTGAACGATGATTTTAAAATAAAACTAATATGA